The window AACCGGATGTTTTGAAAGAACGTCTGCATTCGCTGGATGCCGCCATTCGTGCGCTCGGTTCTGTGAATCCCAACGCTGTTGAGGAGTATGCGGAGAAGAAGGCGCGGTATGAAGAGGAAGAAAAGCAGGTCGCGGATCTGATCGCTGCAAAACAGGACATCGAACAGATCATCCAAAAGATTGATCAGGACATGACACGCACGTTTCGCGAGGCATTCCGCCGAATCCAGGAGTATTTCAATGAAATTTTCGTACGGCTCTTTGGTGGCGGCATTGCGGAATTGCGTCTGACCGATAAAGACGATATACTGAGCAGTGGCGTTGAGATTCTTGTGACACTGCCTGATAAGAAACGGCAGAACCTGTCTGCTCTTTCGGGCGGCGAGCGTGCGCTTACCGTCATCGCCTTGCTCTTTTCGTTCCTACGTTATCGTCCCTCACCATTTTCTATTTTGGACGAGATCGACGCACCTCTGGATGAGGCGAACGTTTCCCGTTTCGGTGCGTTTTTGCAGGAGTTTGCAAAACATACCCAGTTTATCGTGGTGACACACCGCAAGGGGACGATGCGTGCAGCGGATACGATGTATGGTGTTACGGTTGAGGATGCGGGCGTTTCCAAGGTTCTCTCCATACGGTTGAAGGATTATGAAGCGGAGCAGACCGCATAACGCAGAAAGGAGTTATTGTGGGATTCTTTGATCGGCTCAAAAAGAGCCTGACAAAAACACGAGAGAACTTCACACATAATATCGAGCGACTGATCATCGGATATGCTGACATCGACGATGATCTCATTGATGATCTTGAGGAAACACTGCTGATGGCGGATGTTGGCGTAAAGACCACGGAGACGCTCATTGCGGCGGTTCGTAAGGGGATCAGGCAGAAGGAAATCCGCACACCTGAGGATCTGATTCCGTTTTTGGAAAAGGAAATTGTACGTATCCTTGAGGCGGGTGAAAACACCTTCCACATGGCGGAACATGGACCTACGGTACTGCTCGTAGTCGGTACGAACGGTGTCGGCAAGACAACGACCATCGGCAAATTGAGTGCTTACTATCACAAACAGGGGAAATCTGTGCTCCTCGCAGCAGCAGACACCTTCCGTGCGGCTGCCATCGATCAACTTGAGATCTGGGGCAAGCGTGCCGGTGCGCAGGTCATCAAGCATGACGAAGGATCGGATCCTGCTGCGGTTGTCTTTGACGCGCTGCAGGCGGCTCAGGCACGAAATATTGACATTGTCATTGTCGATACGGCGGGACGGCTTCAGACAAAGTCCAATCTCATGCA of the Selenomonas dianae genome contains:
- the ftsY gene encoding signal recognition particle-docking protein FtsY; this encodes MGFFDRLKKSLTKTRENFTHNIERLIIGYADIDDDLIDDLEETLLMADVGVKTTETLIAAVRKGIRQKEIRTPEDLIPFLEKEIVRILEAGENTFHMAEHGPTVLLVVGTNGVGKTTTIGKLSAYYHKQGKSVLLAAADTFRAAAIDQLEIWGKRAGAQVIKHDEGSDPAAVVFDALQAAQARNIDIVIVDTAGRLQTKSNLMQELEKIYRVIGREIPGAPHETLLVLDAGTGQNAISQAELFTQAASVSGVVLTKLDGTAKGGVTIGIKSQLSIPIKWIGVGEGMDDLRPFQAEDFVRALFVKRVDETQE